The following are from one region of the Dehalococcoidia bacterium genome:
- a CDS encoding YggT family protein — protein sequence MDTFIEIVIILCQVLAIIIFVRAILSWFATSPNSQVVLFLDRITEPILAPLRRIVPRLGMADITPMIAIIILLLIASLLS from the coding sequence ATGGACACCTTCATCGAAATCGTTATTATATTATGTCAAGTGCTTGCCATCATCATTTTCGTGCGGGCGATTCTCTCCTGGTTTGCCACCTCCCCCAATAGCCAGGTAGTGCTTTTCCTGGACCGGATAACCGAGCCTATCCTGGCGCCACTGCGTCGCATCGTTCCCCGACTGGGCATGGCAGATATCACACCCATGATTGCGATCATTATTCTGCTACTCATTGCCAGCCTTCTATCTTAA
- a CDS encoding ImmA/IrrE family metallo-endopeptidase, with protein sequence MSLFEVELMVAEVTTRQNKSVREHSDVPDYANPVEVIQCHARELLEKSGIANPPFLPERYAHLQGIKKITKTDLGRIDALLIRLEDGYEVKLNVLRHPVRQNFSLAHEIAHTFFMNRDMKPDNTTAKLDSCSEGNISTEEALCNIGAAELLMPEVTFKLYAEKSGFSIRSIWPLARTFQTSIVATTIRFIEMASEPCLAIAWTFREGPNSSKRKLRILWSHQPSKKTNKDSFFIPYKKSVKDDSMIYEAYNSDNVIADFELLSLGNLKGRYYIESKGFSYGARRYVLSLVFLER encoded by the coding sequence ATGTCCCTGTTTGAAGTTGAGTTAATGGTTGCAGAAGTAACAACCCGGCAGAATAAAAGTGTAAGAGAGCACAGTGATGTGCCTGACTATGCCAACCCCGTCGAGGTTATTCAATGCCACGCTCGGGAGCTACTCGAAAAGAGTGGCATTGCTAACCCTCCTTTCCTACCTGAGCGCTATGCACATCTTCAAGGAATAAAAAAGATCACTAAAACAGATCTCGGAAGGATAGATGCCCTTCTCATAAGGCTTGAAGATGGATATGAAGTGAAGCTCAATGTTCTTCGCCATCCGGTTAGACAAAATTTCTCTCTCGCGCACGAGATCGCGCATACATTTTTCATGAACAGAGATATGAAACCAGACAATACTACCGCTAAACTCGATTCATGTTCCGAAGGAAACATTAGCACCGAAGAAGCTCTCTGCAATATTGGCGCCGCCGAGCTTCTAATGCCCGAGGTAACATTCAAGTTATACGCCGAGAAATCTGGCTTTTCAATAAGATCAATTTGGCCTCTAGCGCGTACCTTTCAAACTTCCATAGTCGCTACAACTATACGGTTCATTGAAATGGCCTCTGAACCGTGCTTAGCTATTGCTTGGACATTTCGTGAAGGTCCGAATTCTAGTAAAAGAAAACTACGAATCTTGTGGTCTCATCAACCTAGCAAGAAAACAAATAAAGACTCTTTTTTCATTCCGTATAAAAAATCTGTCAAAGATGACTCCATGATCTATGAAGCCTACAACTCAGACAATGTGATTGCTGATTTCGAGTTACTCTCCCTCGGCAATCTCAAAGGTCGCTATTACATCGAGTCAAAGGGTTTTAGTTATGGAGCTAGGCGATACGTTCTATCGTTAGTATTCTTAGAGAGATAA
- a CDS encoding helix-turn-helix transcriptional regulator, with protein MKLGDTKARRLGKGIRKARIAMDLSLAELASRMYFSAAYLSRIEDGLEIVVSRAFLERLAVCLRPRLFAARAVGLSTEEVCREFTDDKLLKLFTMGQDEIHGTRMFPLLDETPNNRSDSEATTNKQIFAATKQFYISSNSDSVLDTCIKCGAPFYGGAKCRHCGAHQGGQGPDD; from the coding sequence TAAGGCTAGAAGGTTGGGTAAAGGAATTCGCAAGGCGCGAATTGCTATGGACTTAAGTCTCGCGGAACTCGCCTCTCGTATGTATTTCTCAGCAGCATATCTTTCGAGAATAGAAGACGGCTTGGAAATAGTTGTTTCTCGAGCGTTTCTGGAACGTCTCGCGGTGTGCCTTAGGCCTCGGCTGTTTGCCGCGAGGGCGGTTGGCTTAAGTACGGAAGAAGTCTGCAGAGAATTCACCGATGATAAATTATTGAAGTTATTCACCATGGGCCAGGATGAAATTCATGGTACAAGGATGTTCCCCTTACTCGATGAAACACCTAATAATAGAAGTGATTCAGAAGCTACAACTAATAAACAGATATTTGCAGCGACTAAGCAATTTTACATATCTAGCAATTCTGATTCCGTTCTCGATACTTGTATTAAATGTGGCGCCCCGTTTTATGGTGGCGCAAAATGTAGACATTGCGGCGCACACCAAGGAGGACAGGGACCAGATGACTAA
- a CDS encoding radical SAM protein, translated as MRWDKAARQRLSREQGTIFKDWGGRVPIALLYPNTYYVGMSNLGFQTIYGLLNSYDNIVCERVFWDGDGKSIESGHPLDDFAVLAFSISYELDYFNVVEMLNWSTTPLYAADRSDSHPLVIAGGPCIVANPEPLSPFFDCFAIGEGEAILPPMLDIITEGIGGGRDEMLQSLSSLGGVYVPGLYSGKPVSRQWVRNIDDFATTSVILTHQTELGNMFLIEEARGCRWGCRFCLAGFLFRPFRFRSLNNLLSQAENGLKYRKRIGLLGASPFDHPEIEELVNKLQRMGAELSISSLRIRPLSRIALMGLVESGTQTLALAPEAGSERLRKIINKGVSEKDIIEAIGWIATHPPRQIKLYFMIGLPTETEDDIDEIIKLTLSLKGCLDRGRAGSHLTLTIEPFVPKAGTPFQWLPMASAKILTHRLAMLRNSLEPKGIAIRSESISWSVVQGVLSRGDRSLAPVLSRMVGLGKRGGVYKKSLSLWRHTLAEFSLDADLYIGRQIPLDERLPWANIDSGVEPAYLERELDRSHHGEETPPCPPAQCHECGVC; from the coding sequence ATGAGGTGGGACAAAGCAGCAAGGCAAAGGCTCTCTAGGGAGCAAGGCACAATCTTCAAGGATTGGGGCGGCAGAGTCCCCATCGCTCTGCTTTACCCCAATACCTATTATGTAGGTATGTCCAACCTCGGCTTCCAGACCATCTACGGTCTGCTCAATAGCTATGACAACATTGTCTGCGAGCGGGTATTCTGGGATGGGGATGGGAAAAGTATTGAATCCGGACACCCCCTCGATGATTTCGCCGTGCTCGCTTTCTCCATATCCTACGAACTGGACTACTTCAATGTAGTCGAGATGCTAAACTGGAGCACCACGCCCTTATATGCTGCCGACCGCAGCGATTCCCACCCCCTGGTGATTGCGGGTGGACCCTGTATCGTCGCCAACCCGGAGCCGCTTTCACCCTTCTTTGACTGCTTTGCCATTGGGGAGGGGGAGGCTATCTTGCCCCCGATGCTTGATATTATAACCGAGGGGATTGGAGGTGGCAGGGATGAGATGCTACAGTCGCTCTCCTCGCTTGGCGGGGTTTATGTGCCCGGCCTCTACTCTGGGAAGCCGGTTTCCCGGCAGTGGGTGCGTAACATAGATGACTTTGCCACCACCTCGGTGATACTTACCCACCAGACAGAGCTTGGTAATATGTTCCTTATTGAGGAGGCTCGTGGATGTCGATGGGGCTGCCGCTTCTGCCTCGCCGGTTTCCTTTTTCGCCCCTTTCGCTTTCGTTCTTTGAATAACCTGCTTAGCCAGGCTGAGAACGGCCTGAAATATAGAAAAAGAATAGGGCTCTTGGGGGCTTCACCCTTCGATCATCCTGAGATAGAAGAGCTGGTGAACAAATTGCAACGAATGGGGGCAGAGTTATCCATCAGCTCGCTGAGAATTCGTCCCCTTTCGCGAATAGCCCTCATGGGGCTTGTGGAAAGCGGCACCCAAACCCTGGCTCTGGCACCGGAAGCAGGGTCGGAAAGATTGCGCAAAATCATCAATAAAGGCGTATCGGAGAAAGACATCATCGAGGCGATAGGCTGGATCGCCACACATCCTCCCAGGCAAATCAAGCTCTATTTTATGATCGGTTTGCCCACCGAGACCGAAGACGATATCGATGAGATAATCAAGCTGACTCTCTCCCTTAAGGGGTGCCTTGACCGCGGGCGAGCGGGGAGTCATCTCACCCTTACCATCGAGCCTTTTGTGCCCAAGGCAGGGACACCCTTCCAATGGCTTCCGATGGCCAGCGCCAAGATTCTCACCCATCGACTTGCCATGCTTAGAAACAGCCTGGAGCCTAAGGGCATCGCGATCAGGTCGGAGAGCATATCCTGGAGCGTCGTCCAGGGTGTGCTATCGCGAGGCGATAGGAGTCTGGCCCCGGTACTTTCCCGGATGGTCGGTTTAGGTAAGAGGGGTGGGGTGTATAAAAAATCCCTGTCCTTGTGGCGGCATACGCTTGCGGAATTTTCGCTCGATGCCGATCTCTACATTGGCAGGCAAATCCCGCTCGATGAGCGGCTCCCCTGGGCCAATATCGATTCGGGGGTTGAGCCTGCTTATCTGGAAAGGGAACTTGATCGGTCACACCACGGCGAGGAGACCCCCCCCTGCCCCCCAGCCCAATGCCATGAGTGCGGGGTTTGCTGA
- a CDS encoding YggS family pyridoxal phosphate-dependent enzyme, translating into MGISQNLLDVEQRVAQAAQRAGRPPGEITIVAVTKGLTAQAIEAALEAGIRHIGENRVQEASEKKARLSNLQPYPTWHMVGHLQTNKVKTAVEIFDIIHSIDSLRLAEALSGRARNTIPVLLQVNISREEPKSGFSEAELPKAVEEIALLPRLEVKGLMTIAPLVSDPEEVRPIFRRLRELGDSLRLKHLSMGMSDDFEVAVEEGATMVRIGRAIFGKRS; encoded by the coding sequence ATGGGTATTTCACAAAACCTGCTAGATGTGGAGCAGCGCGTTGCCCAAGCGGCACAGAGGGCGGGGCGGCCACCCGGGGAGATCACCATTGTTGCCGTGACCAAGGGGTTAACCGCCCAGGCCATTGAGGCCGCCCTTGAGGCAGGCATCAGGCACATTGGCGAGAACAGGGTACAGGAGGCGAGTGAGAAGAAAGCGCGCCTTTCCAACCTGCAGCCGTACCCCACCTGGCATATGGTGGGCCATCTTCAGACCAACAAGGTTAAGACAGCAGTGGAGATTTTTGATATAATTCATAGCATCGACTCACTTAGATTAGCAGAGGCTTTGAGCGGCCGCGCTCGAAACACCATTCCCGTGCTGCTTCAGGTCAATATCTCAAGGGAGGAACCAAAGAGTGGCTTTTCAGAGGCCGAATTGCCCAAGGCTGTGGAGGAGATCGCTCTCTTACCCAGGCTGGAGGTGAAGGGGCTAATGACCATTGCTCCCCTGGTGAGCGACCCTGAAGAGGTACGACCCATTTTTCGAAGGCTGCGAGAGCTTGGCGACTCCTTGAGGCTGAAACACCTCTCCATGGGGATGAGCGATGACTTTGAGGTTGCCGTGGAGGAGGGAGCCACCATGGTGAGGATCGGGCGTGCTATCTTCGGCAAGCGAAGTTGA
- the proC gene encoding pyrroline-5-carboxylate reductase translates to MKIAFIGGGVMGEAMIRGILGKGLTTPQGIMANDISAARLSSLEKAYGVGVTGDYGIAVEGADVIVIAIKPQNLAGLMPKLHGHLTHGQLALSIVAGAAIATITGGLGHRSVIRAMPNTPAQIGEGMSVWTSSREVSQRQKEIARSILGALGREIYVPDEKYIDMATAVSGSGPAYIFLVIEALVDAAMHIGLPHEMAEELVLETVVGASLLAKETGKPPKELRDMVTSPGGTTEQAILKLEDGGLRDLLLRAVIAAHEKAKALSR, encoded by the coding sequence ATGAAGATTGCCTTTATCGGCGGTGGGGTCATGGGGGAGGCGATGATAAGGGGGATTCTTGGTAAAGGGCTTACAACGCCTCAAGGAATCATGGCTAATGATATCAGCGCCGCGCGCCTATCGAGCCTGGAAAAGGCATACGGGGTTGGGGTGACGGGTGATTATGGCATTGCTGTGGAAGGAGCCGACGTTATCGTTATCGCGATTAAGCCCCAGAATTTAGCCGGGCTTATGCCCAAACTACATGGTCACCTTACACACGGCCAGCTTGCTCTCTCCATCGTCGCCGGGGCGGCGATAGCAACCATCACCGGAGGCCTGGGTCACCGCTCCGTAATCCGTGCCATGCCCAATACCCCCGCTCAGATCGGCGAGGGGATGAGCGTATGGACCTCATCACGCGAGGTGAGCCAGCGCCAGAAAGAGATTGCCCGGTCCATCCTGGGGGCACTGGGCAGGGAGATATATGTGCCCGATGAGAAATACATCGATATGGCGACTGCGGTTAGTGGCAGCGGCCCAGCCTATATATTCCTGGTCATCGAGGCGCTAGTCGATGCTGCAATGCACATCGGGCTGCCCCACGAGATGGCAGAGGAGCTGGTGCTGGAGACCGTTGTTGGGGCGTCTCTCCTTGCCAAGGAAACAGGCAAACCTCCCAAGGAGTTAAGGGACATGGTTACATCCCCAGGGGGTACCACCGAACAGGCTATATTAAAGCTGGAGGATGGAGGGCTGAGGGACCTTCTCTTGCGTGCGGTGATTGCCGCACATGAAAAAGCGAAGGCGCTTAGTAGATAA